The following is a genomic window from Petrotoga sp. 9PW.55.5.1.
TCATTTTATTACTACTCCCGATGAAAACAATTATTATTACACGTATAACGGTATGTTAGAATCCTTTACGGTAAAAGGTATATGGGATAATTACAAACAAAAAGATATAAACGAAGAATTACTTCTTGTATATGGTTGGGGAGATGGCGGTGGAGGTCCAACTTATGAGATGCTTGAAAACTACCGAGCTTTAAAAGATATACCAGCTCTTCCTACAGTAGAAATGGGGAAAGTGGAAGATTACTTTGACAGGTTGGAAAAAAGAATAATAAATAAAAATGTTCCAATCTGGGACAACGAACTATACTTTGAATTACACCGAGGTACGTACACTTCTCAAGCTTTTATAAAGAAGGAAAACAGAAAATCCGAAGTAACTTATCACAACGCAGAGTTTTTAAATTCACTAGCTAAATCTTTACTCAGGGATTTTGAGTATCCACAAAAGTCTTTAAACGAAGGGTGGGAGTTGTTACTTTTAAACCAGTTTCATGATATACTTCCAGGTTCATCAATCAGGGAAGTGTATGAAGATGCTAGAAAAGATTACAAAAAGATAAAAGAAATAGCAAACAAGGAAATCGAAAAAGCTATTTCTATTGTTTTAAAAGCCATAAAAACCGATGAAGACAGTATTATTGTTTTTAACACTTTACCTTTTGAACGAAATGAGCTGATAGAAATAGAAGGAGGTCAAAATCTTTTAATAGAAGATATACCACCACTTGGGTACAAAACTGTTAAAAAATCAGAGCTAGATATAAACCAAGAAGAAAACATAATAATAAAAGAAAATTATATAGAAAACAAATATTATGTAATAGAATTCAATGAAGTTGGACAGATAAAAAGGTTATACGATAAAGAAAACGAAAGGGAAGTATTAGAGGACGGAAAGCTTGGAAATGTTCTTCAAATATTTGAAGACAAACCATATTTCTTTGATGCATGGGATATATCGCCCTACTTCAAGGAAAAGATGAAGGAAGTTAGCGAATTACTTGAAGTTAAAATACTAGAAAGTTCTTCATTAAAAGGTGTTTTGAAATTCACATGGCGATTTTATGATTCAATCATAGAACAAAAAGTCATCGTATACAATCATTCAAGAAGAATAGATTTTAAAACTCATATAGAATGGAAAGAGAAACAGCTTTTACTAAAAGCAGCTTTTCCAGTAAATATCAGAAGTACAAAAGCAACTTACAACATACAGTTTGGTAACATAGAAAGAAGTACGACGAGCAACACAAGTTGGGATATAGCGCAATTTGAGGTTCCAGCTCAAAAATGGGCAGATCTTTCTGAAGGAAATTATGGAGTGTCTTTATTGAATGATTCTAAATACGGTTATGATATAAAAGACAATTTAATGAGAATAACTCTTTTAAGATCTCCGGTAGATCCTGATGAAACAGCTGATAGAGGGGAACACACATTTACTTATTCGCTTTTACCCCACTTTGGAACATGGAGAGAATCAGAAGTAATAAAAGAATCTTACCAACTTAATTATCCGATTATTGTTAAAAACTCACAAGAAAATTCAAAAAGGACACTACCTAATAGATTTTCTTTTGCAAGTATAAATGAGCCTTCTGTGATAATTGAAACTATTAAAAAGTCGGAAGACGATGATTCGATAGTTATAAGGGTATATGAAAGTGAAGGAAGCAGAAAAAGCGATGTTGAAATGACTTTTTTCAAAGAAATAAAAAAAGTATATGAAACTAACTTGATAGAAGAGGAGCCAAAAGAAATAAATATAAACGGGAATTCTTTTAAATTTAATATTACTCCATATGAAATAAAAACTTTTAAGGTATGGTTATAAAAAGGCGGATTTTTCCGCCTTTTTATTTTAGAGCCATTCTCTTTCTAAATATTTAGTATGCAACAAGTGGTGTGCCTTTTCACTACCTGGTTTTTCTAGATATTCGTTGTAAAGTCTTATTATTGATGGATTTTCATGAGATTTTCTTATTATCTTAGATTTATCAACAACGTTTAATGCTTCTATTCTCTTTTTTATAATACTAAAATCACCATGGTGATATGGTTGTCCACCACCACCAACACATCCACCAGGGCATGCCATAATCTCTATCAAATGTAGTTCAATCTTTCCATTTCTAACGTCTTCAAGTAATTTTCTGGCGTTACCCAATCCGTAAGCAACTCCAACTCTTATAGTCTTCCCATTTATTTCAACCTCTGCTATTCTAATAGACTCATAACCGTGAAGTTGTTCAAACTCCACGTGTTTCAATTCGTTTCCTGTTATCCATTCATAAGCGGTTCTTAGGGCGGCTTCAGCTACTCCTCCAGTTCTACCAAATATGGCTGCAGCACCTGTTGATTCACCCAAAGGACTGTCGTACGCTCTTTCTTGAACTGCCTTGAAATTAAATCCTGCTTCTTTTATCATCTTTGCTAATTCTCTTGTTGTTAAGACATAATCCACATCTTTGTATTCAGAAGAAGAATTTATTTCATCTCTTCCAGCTTCATATTTTTTAGCTAAACAAGGCATTATAGAAACAACGGTCATATCTTTTGGATCGATATTCTTTTTTTGAGCATAATAACTCTTTGCTATAGCCCCAAACATCTGTTGAGGAGATTTTGCAGAAGATGGCATCTCTAATAATTCAGGGAATTGGTGTTCTATAAACTTTACCCATCCTGGACAACAAGATGTTAACATAGGCATAAAACCACCAGTTTCTAACCTTTCTTTAAATTCAGTAGCTTCTTCCATTATCGTTAAATCTGCGCCAAAATTTGTATCAAATACCGCATCAAAGCCCATTAATTTTAAAACACCAACCAATTTACCCGTTGAAATGGTTCCCGGTTCATAACCAAATTCTTCAGCTAGAGCTACTCTTACAGCAGGAGCAGTTTGAACTACAACGTGTTTTTTCTCATCTTCGAGCTCTTTCCATACTTCGTCTATATAAGATCTTTCTACTAAAGCACCCGTAGGACATACGGCAACACATTGACCGCAGAAAGTACATGCAGTCTCTTCTAAAGGCAAATCAAAAGATGGCTTTACAACAGCATCGAAACCTCTTTCTATAGCAGATAAAACTCCTACAGTTTGAAAATCGTTGCACATAGTTTCGCATTTTCGACACATTATACATTTATTCGGGTCTCTAATAATAGCTGCTGAAATATCTTGTTTGTAATTGGAAGTTTTACCAAAGTAAGGATTTTTTACAATATTAAGTTCAGAAGCTATTCTTTGCAAATCACATTCACCATTTTTAGGACATTTCAAACAATCTTGTGGATGGTCTGATAAAAGCAACTGAACTGCTGTTCTTCTAGCTTCAACCGCCATTCTTGAGTGTGTTTTTATTTTCATTCCTTCAAATACCGGGGTAGTACAAGCGGGGGCTAATGTTCTTCTTCCTTCAATTTCAACCATACATACCCTACAAGAAGAAGGTTTATTTTGAATTCCTATATCTTCTAAGTTCATATAACAAAGTGTGGGAATATATCCACCAAACTTTTGTACGGCAGATAAAACGGTATCTTTTTCAGAAACTTCAAACTCATTTTCATTGATATATATTTTAGGCATTTATTATTTCCCTCCTAAGCGATAAGTTGTATAATTTATCAAACAATGTTTATAGCATTGAATCTACATGTAGCATAACAAGAACCGCATTTAATACACTTTTCTTGAACTATAGAATGAGGCTTTCGCAATTCACCTTCTATAGCCTCAGTTGGGCAAACTCTGGCACAAGCTGTACAACCAGTACATGTTTCGGGATCAATTTCATATCTAATAAGGTTTTTACAGATACCAGCCCTACAATTTCTATCAAGAATATGTTCCCTGTATTCATCTTCGAAATAGGTATAAGTAGATATTATAGGGTTAGGTGCCGTTTGTCCCAATCCACATAATGAACCATTCTTTACAACATTGGCTAAAGAAATCATATTATCGAGGTCTTCTAAAGTAGCGTTACCGTTAGTGATTTTTTCTAAAATTTCAAACAATCTAACGTTTCCAACGCGACAAGTCGTGCATTTTCCACATGATTCATCAACAGTAAACTGAAGATAAAATTTTGCAACATCCACCATACACGTATTTTCGTCCATAACTATCATTCCACCAGAACCCATCATTGATCCGATCTTTTGCAGGCTGTCATAATCTATAGGTATATCTAAATATTCTTCAGGAATACAACCTCCAGAAGGACCTCCTGTTTGAACCGCTTTAAACTTCTTACCTCCCTTAATTCCTCCGCCAATATCGAATATAATTTCTCGTAAGGTAGTTCCCATGGGAACTTCGACTAATCCAACTCGTTCGACATCTCCAGCTAGAGCAAAGACTTTTGTCCCTGGGGAGTTTTCAGTGCCGTATTGTTTGAACCAGTCTGCTCCATTAAGTATTATGGGAGCAACATTCGCAAGAGTTTCAACGTTGTTAATCAACGTCGGCTTCTTCCATAAACCGCTATTGGCAGGAAATGGGGGCTTGTTTGTTGGTTCACCTCTTAGACCTTCTATGGAATGGATCAAAGCAGTTTCTTCTCCACAAACGAATGCTCCAGCACCGAGTCTTATTTCTATATCAAAAGAAAAATCAGTTCCTAAAATATTATTCCCTAACAAACCATATTCTTTTGCTTGAGAAATGGCATTCTTTAGTCTAGCTACAGCTAATGGATATTCTGCCCTTATGTAAATTATCCCTTTCTGAGCACCAATGGCATATCCAGCAATTGTCATTCCTTCTAAAACTGAGTGAGGATCTCCTTCCAAAATCGATCTATCCATAAAAGCTCCAGGATCACCTTCATCCGCGTTACAGATGACATACTTTATATCTCCTTTAGCTTGCATAGCAAACTTCCATTTCAAACCTGTTGGAAATCCTCCCCCACCTCTACCTCTTAAGTTGGAATCTAACAATGTTTGAGCAATATCTTCTCTTTTTGAATTAAGAGCCTTGGCAAGTGCCATGTAACCATCATTTTTTAAATAATCTTCTATTTTTTCTGGGTCGATATTTCCTGCGTTTCTTAAGACGATTCTAACTTGTTCAGGCATTGATTTTCCTCCCTCATATTGCTTTTTTGTGAGTTTCTTCTATCAACAGATCTTCTTTAATTTTTCCATTAATAAAATGTTCATCGATAAGATCTTTTACTTTTGATTTTGTGACGTTTCCATATAAAATAGGGTCTTTCCCTGGTTCATTGACTTCTATTGTAGGTTCTGCATAGCAGTATCCTAAACATCCTGTTTTGATAACTTCCACATTGTTTAATTTTTCTTCATTTAAAACTTTTGTTAATTCCTCGTAAGTTTCATCTGCCCCAGATGAAATACCACAAGTTCCCATAGCAATCTTTAAAAGAGTTTTATTCTTGTTTTCTTTCTCTTTGATCTCTTTTATCAAAGATTCTAATTCTTTGGAATTCTCTAATTTAGACATATTACACTCCTCCTAAAAATAATAGGTTAATATAATGAGGTTTAACCATTTTTTTCCATGCTCTTATACTCTCTTATGATTTTTCTTACATCCTGTATTTTAACTCTTCCATGGACCTTTTCACCGATTTTAACAACAGGAGCTAGACCACATGCGCCTAAACATCTAACTGGATGAATAGAAAACAAACCGTCATCAGTAACTTCTTCATTTTCAATATTCAAAATCTTTTTAAATTCGTCCAATATCTCATTTGCCCCCCCTACGTAGCAAGCGGTTCCTAAACATATACTGATAGGATACTTCCCTTTTGGTTTAGTCGAGAAAAAATTATAAAAAGTTACAACACCGAATACTTGAGATGACGGGATTCTCAATTTTTCTGCAACCCATTTTTGAGCATCAATAGGTATATATCCCAACTTTTCTTGAACTTTATGCAAAACTTCTATTAGGATACTTCTTCTTTCTAATTCTGTTTTAACTGTTAAGTCTAATGAACTTATGTGGTTATCAAGCTCTTTTAATTTGCTGTCAAGAAGTTCTTCCATTATATAACCTCCCAAAATAAATTGGCTAAAAATAATAAATATTATGTTATATATTTCACATTATATGGCATCAATTTATTATAACATTTTTAAACCATTTGTTATTTAAAAATATATAAAACGCTTATTACTTTTTTCACAAATTAAAACCAAAAATGTCGAAAATTAAAAAGAGAGACAAACTTTTTTGTCTCTCTTAAGTTCAATTAGTATTTTATCCAAGTAGAGCCTTTGTTTGAACTTTCAACGCATTTTTCTATAAATCTCATTCCATCAATTCCATCATCTATAGTTGGGAAATCAAGATCCTTTTGTTCTAAAATCTCTCCTTTTTTCTTTTTAATAATGGCATTAATGAATTTATCATAAACTCTGGCAAACGCTTCAACATATCCTTCTTGATGTCCACCTGGAGTTACATATTCTTCTTTAATAAAGTCATCAACCTCTTTACTACCACGAGATAGGGTAACAAATGGATGATCAATCTTCGAAACTTTTAAATAGTTAGCTTTTTCCTGTGACCATTCTATAGAACCCTTTGTGCCATATATTCCAAAATCTAAGGAATTTTCATGTCCGATTGAAATCTGGGAACTCCAGTATATCCCTTTGGCACCGTTGTCGAAATTTATAAGTATTGAAGCATTATCATCAAGTTTATCAGGTTCAACAAATTTATCCATTCTAGCGCATAATGATTTTATCTTTAATCCCGTTACAAAAGAAACAACATTTTGTATATGAACACCTATATCAGCAACACAGTTGGAAATTCCTGAAAACTTAGGATCAGATCTCCACTCATGCCTCGAATTTTTTCCTTCAAATGGTACCTTTGCCATCCATTCACTAATATATCTGGAATTAACAAACCTTACATGCCCAATCTCTCCTCTTCTAACTATCTCTCTTGCATATCTTAACATTGAATAACCCGTGTAAGAGTATGCAACGGCGAACAACAAGTGGTTTTTCCTGGCTATTTCTTTCAATTCTTCCGCCTCTTTTAAGGTGATTGTTAACGGTTTTTCGCACATAACATTTATTCTACTTTCTAAGAATTTCTTTGCAGTTTCAAAATGAGAGCTGTTCGGTGTAACAATAGAAACAAAATCTATCGTATCAGCTCTTTTGGACTCTTCTTCAGCCATCTCTTCGTAATTTTTATACAGCCGTTTTTCATCGATCTTCAATTCTCTCCCCGTTGCTAAGGTGTTTTTGAAATTTCTAGAAAAAGTCCCTGAGACTAATTCTGCCTTTGAATGTAGATTTATGGCTTTTCTGTGAACTATTCCTATTTGAGATCCTTTACTGCCACCTACCATCCCATATGTAAGTTTTTTGCCCATAATTAGTTTTCCCCTCCTTTTTGAAATTTAACGATATGTATTTTTAAAAATCAACCCACCTGGAAGCATTTTTTGAACTTTCGACACATTTTTCTATAAACTTCATTCCTCTAAGGCCAGCGTTCACACTTTGAAAACTACAGTTTTCATTATTAATCTCTTCACCATTTTTCTTGCGAATTAAATCAGAAATAAAATTATTGTAAGTTTTTATAAATCCAATATTTGTACCTGATACTTCATCTTCGTCTAAAAAAATCTCTTCTGTATAATTTTCGTATAATATGTTCAATTTATTTGATTCTTTAAGATACCATTTTAAAGTTCCTTCAGAACCAAATATAGAAAAATTAAAGTTATTATTTTCTCCAATGGCTATTTGTGACATCAATAAAAGTCCCTTAGAGCCATCTTTGAAATTTATCATAACAGTAGAATTATCTTCTAACTTTCTTGATTTGCCAAAGGTATCTAACCTAGCGCATATTGAATCATAATCTTTTCCTGTTAGATACCAAACCATATTCTCAACATGGCTTCCGATATCTGCTGTAGTATTGGCTAACCCTGTTTGATTGGGGTCTAATCTCCATTGAGCTTGCTTATTTTCTTTTTCTATTTCTTTAGCGAGCCACCCTTGAATATATTGAACGTTAACAAATTTGATATCTCCAATCTTTCCACTATCAATTATTTCCTTTGCTTTTGAAATAGCTGGATACCCTATATATGAGTAAGTTACACAAAAAAGAAGTCCTTTTTCGTCAGCTAACTTTTTAAGTTCCTCTGCCTCCGCTACTGTTGTAGTTAGAGGTTTATCGCAAACTACATTAATCCCTTTTTCCAAAAAAGCTTTTGATATTTCATAATGTGAAGAGTTTGGAGTAGCTATAACAACAAAATCAATTTTTTTCTTTTTCTTGCCTTCTTCTTCTGCCATACTTAAATAATCTTTGTATAACCTCTCTTTTTTAATGCCCCATTTTTTGGCAGTTTTTAATGTCTTGTCAAAGCTTCTGGAAAAACAACCCGTTACTAATTTTGTTCTTCCATCAAAAGAAATAGCGTTTCTATGAGCTTCTCCTATCATTGAATCAAGAGCTCCTCCAACCATACCGTAAGTTAGTTTTTTAGACATAAAAATTCTCCTTTTTTTTATAATTAGAAATATTATACAATTTTTTAAAAAATAATCAAAAATAGTTAGTTTATTCAAATGTAATATAATAAAAAATAAAATGTATTTATGTTAATCATAAAGTTATGAAAAAATTTTCTTTTTTGTGGTATAATTAATTCTGATAAAGAAAGTTTCAATAAAATAATCAAATACTAAAAAATTTATATCACGATAGGTTGAGGAGGTATCATTTTATGGAAGGAAGATTAAAAGGGAAAGTTGCTATTGTAACTGGTGCTGCAAAAGGTATGGGAAAGGCAGAAGCTGAATTATTTGCAAAAGAGGGGGCAAAAGTTGTAGTTGCTGATGTTTTAGAAGATGAAGCAAAACAGGTTGCAGATAATTTAAATAAGAACGGGTACGAAGCAATGGCTTGTAAGTTAGATGTTTCAAAATCAGAGGAATGGAAAAAAGTTGTTGATACGGTAGTAGAAAAATGGGGTAAGGTAGACGTTCTAGTAAACAATGCAGGCATATTAAGCATGGCAGGTGTGGAAGATACATCAGAAGAAGAATGGGATAGAGTTATGAATATCAATGCGAAAAGTCAATTCTTAGGAATGAAATATGTAATACCAGCTATGAAAAAAGCTGGAAAAGGTTCTATAATAAACATTTCTTCAATATATGGAATTATTGGTACTGGAGCTGCTGCAGCATATCATGCTTCAAAAGGTGCTTCGAGATTACTTACAAAAACAGCTGCTGCTGAATTTGCAAAATACAACATCAGAGTTAATTCCATACACCCAGGTGTTATAAGAACGCCAATGACAGATGACTTATTAAAAGATGAAAATGCGGCTAAAGGACTATTAGGGACAACTGTATTAGGAAGACCAGCTGAACCAGAAGAAGTTGCCAACGGTGCTTTATTCCTAGCTTCCGATGAATCT
Proteins encoded in this region:
- a CDS encoding NAD(P)H-dependent oxidoreductase subunit E encodes the protein MEELLDSKLKELDNHISSLDLTVKTELERRSILIEVLHKVQEKLGYIPIDAQKWVAEKLRIPSSQVFGVVTFYNFFSTKPKGKYPISICLGTACYVGGANEILDEFKKILNIENEEVTDDGLFSIHPVRCLGACGLAPVVKIGEKVHGRVKIQDVRKIIREYKSMEKNG
- a CDS encoding Gfo/Idh/MocA family protein produces the protein MSKKLTYGMVGGALDSMIGEAHRNAISFDGRTKLVTGCFSRSFDKTLKTAKKWGIKKERLYKDYLSMAEEEGKKKKKIDFVVIATPNSSHYEISKAFLEKGINVVCDKPLTTTVAEAEELKKLADEKGLLFCVTYSYIGYPAISKAKEIIDSGKIGDIKFVNVQYIQGWLAKEIEKENKQAQWRLDPNQTGLANTTADIGSHVENMVWYLTGKDYDSICARLDTFGKSRKLEDNSTVMINFKDGSKGLLLMSQIAIGENNNFNFSIFGSEGTLKWYLKESNKLNILYENYTEEIFLDEDEVSGTNIGFIKTYNNFISDLIRKKNGEEINNENCSFQSVNAGLRGMKFIEKCVESSKNASRWVDF
- a CDS encoding Gfo/Idh/MocA family protein yields the protein MGKKLTYGMVGGSKGSQIGIVHRKAINLHSKAELVSGTFSRNFKNTLATGRELKIDEKRLYKNYEEMAEEESKRADTIDFVSIVTPNSSHFETAKKFLESRINVMCEKPLTITLKEAEELKEIARKNHLLFAVAYSYTGYSMLRYAREIVRRGEIGHVRFVNSRYISEWMAKVPFEGKNSRHEWRSDPKFSGISNCVADIGVHIQNVVSFVTGLKIKSLCARMDKFVEPDKLDDNASILINFDNGAKGIYWSSQISIGHENSLDFGIYGTKGSIEWSQEKANYLKVSKIDHPFVTLSRGSKEVDDFIKEEYVTPGGHQEGYVEAFARVYDKFINAIIKKKKGEILEQKDLDFPTIDDGIDGMRFIEKCVESSNKGSTWIKY
- a CDS encoding alpha-mannosidase, with the protein product MSLQSSFTKKKIQNGLREVKKLSVKESFEIDNLEFFEDEKRRFKPHFNDEQFSWKTIKVGERWGGYDKIYWFRKTVQLSDDFKGEKLFLKVNLERDGDLDVVPNYPESLLFANGKFIQGIDKYHKEAIISSEIVEDRKLEIYIRSWTGLRGEMDYTFSGLEFLTIDESSKKYYFLAKNILNTLEELDENNIVNIRLFDILNNSYNKINFIKPQSYEYYNSIKDSYNYLRTELEKLDNFKSETPKVVLTGHSHIDMAWLWRIKHTREKAQRTFSTVLNLMEEYPEYTFMHSSPALYKFLKNDYPELYEKAKEKIKEGRWEATGGMWVESDSNISPGEFLIRQILFGKRFLKEEFGIDSKVIWLPDAFGYTYSLPQIIKKSGMKYFATTKISWNEINRFPYDTFWWKGLDGTKILAHFITTPDENNYYYTYNGMLESFTVKGIWDNYKQKDINEELLLVYGWGDGGGGPTYEMLENYRALKDIPALPTVEMGKVEDYFDRLEKRIINKNVPIWDNELYFELHRGTYTSQAFIKKENRKSEVTYHNAEFLNSLAKSLLRDFEYPQKSLNEGWELLLLNQFHDILPGSSIREVYEDARKDYKKIKEIANKEIEKAISIVLKAIKTDEDSIIVFNTLPFERNELIEIEGGQNLLIEDIPPLGYKTVKKSELDINQEENIIIKENYIENKYYVIEFNEVGQIKRLYDKENEREVLEDGKLGNVLQIFEDKPYFFDAWDISPYFKEKMKEVSELLEVKILESSSLKGVLKFTWRFYDSIIEQKVIVYNHSRRIDFKTHIEWKEKQLLLKAAFPVNIRSTKATYNIQFGNIERSTTSNTSWDIAQFEVPAQKWADLSEGNYGVSLLNDSKYGYDIKDNLMRITLLRSPVDPDETADRGEHTFTYSLLPHFGTWRESEVIKESYQLNYPIIVKNSQENSKRTLPNRFSFASINEPSVIIETIKKSEDDDSIVIRVYESEGSRKSDVEMTFFKEIKKVYETNLIEEEPKEININGNSFKFNITPYEIKTFKVWL
- a CDS encoding glucose 1-dehydrogenase, which translates into the protein MEGRLKGKVAIVTGAAKGMGKAEAELFAKEGAKVVVADVLEDEAKQVADNLNKNGYEAMACKLDVSKSEEWKKVVDTVVEKWGKVDVLVNNAGILSMAGVEDTSEEEWDRVMNINAKSQFLGMKYVIPAMKKAGKGSIINISSIYGIIGTGAAAAYHASKGASRLLTKTAAAEFAKYNIRVNSIHPGVIRTPMTDDLLKDENAAKGLLGTTVLGRPAEPEEVANGALFLASDESSFMTGSELVIDGGYTAL
- a CDS encoding NADH-dependent [FeFe] hydrogenase, group A6; this translates as MPKIYINENEFEVSEKDTVLSAVQKFGGYIPTLCYMNLEDIGIQNKPSSCRVCMVEIEGRRTLAPACTTPVFEGMKIKTHSRMAVEARRTAVQLLLSDHPQDCLKCPKNGECDLQRIASELNIVKNPYFGKTSNYKQDISAAIIRDPNKCIMCRKCETMCNDFQTVGVLSAIERGFDAVVKPSFDLPLEETACTFCGQCVAVCPTGALVERSYIDEVWKELEDEKKHVVVQTAPAVRVALAEEFGYEPGTISTGKLVGVLKLMGFDAVFDTNFGADLTIMEEATEFKERLETGGFMPMLTSCCPGWVKFIEHQFPELLEMPSSAKSPQQMFGAIAKSYYAQKKNIDPKDMTVVSIMPCLAKKYEAGRDEINSSSEYKDVDYVLTTRELAKMIKEAGFNFKAVQERAYDSPLGESTGAAAIFGRTGGVAEAALRTAYEWITGNELKHVEFEQLHGYESIRIAEVEINGKTIRVGVAYGLGNARKLLEDVRNGKIELHLIEIMACPGGCVGGGGQPYHHGDFSIIKKRIEALNVVDKSKIIRKSHENPSIIRLYNEYLEKPGSEKAHHLLHTKYLEREWL